agtgaaaataatcCTAGCTATTCACAAGaaaatttttgttgttgttgtgttgaaaATGGTTGAATTTTTCTTTTGATTAGGGCTATTGATCAGAATCAGAAATATTCTGgacatgtaaataataacaaattctaaatatacaatGGATATTTTACAATGTTGCACAATACATGATACCATGCTTATGCTTGACATTTATAATAGtatttatttcagctggttATTTTAGTTATTTTAGTTATCAAGTTACCACCATAATTTCACATTGCATATAATCTATATACTTTAACATTTTCATCCACAGTACCTGATACTTGGATTATCTGGTTGGCAGGGAGCCCTTTATCTGTGAGAGTCTGCATGAGGTGTTTTCTGGCACTAGAAAAGGTAAAACCATGATATAAATTTGATTGATTGGAGAATGGTGATAGATCTACACTGAATGGGATAATTATAAACTTATTAGCATCATTGGTGACTAGTACATTtgtattaaaaaatagaaaGTGATCAATTTTATGAATTTATGTTAAGAATTTAATATCTAACCTGTAAGGAGttattcttttgttttctttcattgttGTCCCTTCAGTCattgtcttcattatcttttacAAAGAATTGATCCCTAGTGGACATTTATTGTACCACGGTGTACCTTGTTGGTAGTTGGTATTCACAGCAAGAAAGAATGGACAATCTGGTTCTGACCAGCCAAGGGGTCTCTTTGCCGAAAATAATTGGTATTGTACAACAGGGTCGGAGTCACTGCCATCAGTTGAGTATGCTCTAGGTTTTACAATGCGGATATCACGAGGATTTTCACCTGTTCTGGTTTTTGTTTGGCGTTCCTGTGTGTAAATGAGATATTCTGCTCCTTCTCTAATGAGTTTCACATCTCCCCATCTCAGATTATGGGTCTCTCTACCTGTACGCATGCCAAATTGAACAGTACAGATCATCCACATAGAATTCTGTAGGGCAGTGGGATTTGAACAACCTAGAGTTTGGACCTGGTACATTTCCTCAATGTTGTGAGTTGTTAGTGGTTCTGCAGCATGAGGTTTGTTCCCCTTTCCCATTGAATTTAGGTGTTTTTGTTTAGCTTTCAGTGTTTTTCTTGCCTTTTCAAAAGTATCATCTTTCAGAATGTTTATGccagtttctttctttttcatgtACCGGTCCAATGATGAAAGGTAGGATCTGAGGGTTGAGGGCTCATGTTCGCTGCCATCACGCTTCCGAACTGCCATCAGGAAGGAACAGATGTATTCATTCAGCTTGGATGCTGGTACCTCCTCTGGTAATCTGAAATCTCCCACTGAAACCAACTACTGGCAAAATACTTTGACATCAAtctctggggttttttttatattcacATTCTCTTGCTCATCAAGGAACTGATCCACATCTTCACAAGTGACTGAAGAAAATCTTTTGTTACCTTGTCTGCCTTCTTGTAATACATTAAAGTCAATATCCTCAACTACTTCTGCAATTTCTTCCTCTGTAATGTCAAGCAATTTGCTTATGTCCAATAAGCCATTTTCCAGTTTCGCGACAAAAGTTCGTTTAGAGTGATGTCCCTTTGCAAAACCACGTGACCGCGGGCAAACGGTCAAAACAAACAGCTGTCAAATTTTGTAACGTGTTTGACGGTGCACCGACCACTATCTGACGTGTACACCGAGAGAAGTTGAAGATGCCTTTCCACCACTGTTGCTATGGCTTGTGCAAGTCTGATAACAGGTACAAGGATCGCCATgacatggcacacgtatttttTATTCCTTTTCCGAAACCGAAGAGTCAACCGGAGAAATGTTTGAGGTGGACGAGGGCCTGTGGTCGAGagggatttgatgtgaaaagcATCACGAGGCACACGTACATTTGTTCCAAACACTTCGTAGGTGAGTTTTTTTGTGAATATGCTACTCTGCTGTGTTTGTTTGCGTCAggtgaaagtgaaaattgaGCATGTATCGTCAATGCAAATCATTAATCTCTCGAACAATGAAAAAAACTACAACCTGAGTCACAGATATATAAGTggttacatgttgtaaaataaTGCACCTATGCAAATTTTTAAACTGTTGTTTCAGTGCTCGTGTTAACTACAACTGGTTTATAAATATTCTGTCAGGTGGCCGTGGACCAACTGTGGATTTCCCCGACCCAGTCCCTGTAACCTCCACGCCCTCGAAGCCCAGACCACCACCTCGTCATAGACAGGCTGATCGAGTGACTTCAGACACTCCATGCGAAAAGAGAAGTGTGGAGGATGATGTCTTACCTAccaaatgtatgcatgtttaaAAACATTCACTTTAGCATGTTGCTTTACAATTAATGCATTGTCTTGTTTTGGATTGAATCCTTTTTATGTGATAATTGTACATACTTGTATATGCTCTATGTTAATATTCGTTCGGTCTAATTATGTTCAATTATTTAGCAGGTGAAATTCAAACGGGCATGAACATTGTTGGTCCAATGACAGCTCTTGGTGATCATGCCTACTGCACTGTCAAATCTACTGCTGATGCCTCTACACAAACAAACCTGTGTTTTGATGACATCAGCACATACACAGATGATATGCTGCAGAACCCCAAGATGTTGACAAAAAAATTAACAATGGATAACATcactaaaaacaacaaaagcagcAAGTTTTACACtggtaaatatattacatgttgttgtgtattaacataaatacatacaaaatacctGCATGAAATAACTTAATTATTACACTGATAAATCCTTTGGGGTTTTGCACTGtaagcaaaatataacattcaTGTTTAATTTATTATTCAACTTCACATAGTCAATGAAGATAGATGATCAGTTTTACACATTTACAACAGGGCTCAGTATTgccatgctcatgttggtgTTCAACTGGCTGAAAGACAAGGCTGCCAGGATGACCTACTGGAGAGGACAAAGTGAGACAAAGCAGGATGGGGTGTGTTTGTCATTAGTGGTCATGTCAGAACATATCAAAGGATCTTACATACTATATACACCATTCCATACTGGTTACATTTTCAGAAATAGTTTATTATGGTCAGAACATAAAGACATATTACTGATAATAAAGAATGTTCCTAATTAATACATCTCTGAATTTTAGCTGGCAACCAGTGCATTATTTCCAAAATAGTTTCTGACAACATCAGTTCACAATGTAAATGGTACAGCAGAGTAAATGTTAACAATTTCCTACTTGGTATTGCAGCAAAAATCCAGCAGAGGCCCCTCAAGACTGCTCTCTCTGTATGAGGAATTCATCATCACTCTGATGCGTCTACGCAGATTTATTTGGTGTTTCAAATTCCCACATAAGTAGAATTTTCAACACATGGATCAATCTGATGTGCAAAGAATTATGTTTTCTTATCAAGTGGCCTTCCACAAGACAGGTGAAACACAATCttcctaaatgttttaaatattttccaaataccaaagCAGTTATTGATTGTACAGAATTTCTACTTCAAAAACCAAGCATTCCTTCCAGCCAGAGAGTAACATGGTCATCTTATAAACATAGAAATACCTTAAAGTGTTTGGTTGCTTGCTCTCCTAAAGGTTCATTTACTTTTGTTTCATAATTATGGTCAGGCAGCATTTCAGATAGGAAGATAGTTCAGCAGTCTGGTTTCTTAGatttactctctgaacatgatGACATCATGGCTGATAGAGGCTTTTTAATAAGAGATCTGTTAGCCTTTAAGAAGGCAACTCTCAACATACTACCATTTTCTCATGGGAGACAACTCAGTTCAGTAGCAGTTACCAAAACTAGGAGAATAGCAAGTGCTAGAATACATGTTGAGAGAGCTATTGGTAGGCTGAAAGAATATAAACTATTACAGGGTGTTattcctttgaaaatgaaaggttctctttgtcagtgtgtgaatgtgtcAGCTTCACTGTGTAACTTGGACAATGTTCTTGCTAAGTAGACTTTGGGTTCAttcaaaagaaatacatgtacctcaTACAGTAAACAGGAAGTTTCAGTCAGAGCTGACAAAAGTCTTCATCTATTTTACTTGTTTAAAGTCTGCAGCAATGAAGGAAGcaattgttttacataaatAGATTTGATTTTTCTGATCATAGACTCAAAGAATTGTTCATGAAAAGGTACATTAATAACATGTATACCTTTCCTTGTGTAAATGACCAGATCACAGGACTGAAATCCATATATGCCTAATTGGCCTTgaatttgataataataatcactGTCAACTTTAAGGTGCCAATTACCATCTTTTAGGTAACACCCCCTATTTTGTGCAGCACTTTTAGGATCACAGTCTCGCAAAGCCCATGGACATTTAATTTCTAACAGTTTGTCTTGATGATTTTCTTTGCATTGACATTCAACTGTACCATCCACTGAAGTACCAAGGAAAGGATTTTCCTTATCAATCAATAAACCTTTTATTTTCACAGATAATTTTGTATGTCTCCTTTCAATCTGTGTGTACATTTCTTTGGCCTTGCTTTCCCTTTTCTTACCCCACACAATAGCAGATGGTACATTGCTAATGTCAGTGCTAAGACTGTCATGGAGCAAACATTTCACTAACTTTGAGCAGtcaatgtttttgttcttttcaaAAGCATCTGCCCTGGTGCAAACACGTTTAAAATTTGAACTAGTCACCATGCCTTTTCTCATAACTGACCATGTAGGATTCTCACTCTGCCCTGTTGTTTCATGTTCAATGTAGCTAATGTCATCAGGACAATATTTCAGTCTATCAATAATGTCCTCAGAAATGTCAGAACAAGGAGGCAACTCAAGGGCCTCTAGTTTCTTGAATAGGGACATAGCAACACATTCCTCATTAATTTTCATTGCTTGAATCTGTGTGTCAGTGGGATCAAGGAGGCTCTCCAAGGCACAAGCATTAGGATTGATCTGCAAATGTGAAAGTTTTGGATAAGttacataatacatatatattataattcaccTGGGATACATCTCGTGCTGAACACTGAAAACTGTCCTTTTCTGTCATGATTCCACATTGGAAGTGTTATAAGCATTAAGTGCATTGTTTCACAGATGGATATTCACTGATTTCACCTTTTCCAAAAACTTTTATATGAAtacttgacattttcatgtttaagCTACATATCACATGTTGCAAactgaaatagaaatatttcagtcattctAACCTGATGCAGTGAGGCTGCAAAATTGGCCACCTGTTCAAGTGATGGATTTGATCTGTCACTTATTGGTCTAGGATCAAAAGTATCCTGGCCATAGTCACTACTTGTGTCAGCAAGCGTTTGTCCATAACTGCAACACAGTACAGATTGGTTATACATATAgcaacattaaatatatttccatttatttcctgttgtttgtcatttatttaaaaccagattatgttatatattattGACCACTTACAGACTAATGTATTGAAAATCCCCATATATCCTCGTTTTTCTTTTTGTACCTGATTTTCTTGACTTTTAGGTGAGCCAGTGGCACAGGCTCATCATGAGGTCTTGGTCTTTTGGTCCAAAGGGAAGGGCCATCAGTGATGCTCTTTTTCTCAAAAGCTTCAATATCAAAAAGTGTTGCTGCTATATGTCTGCAGGCTCCATCAGAactgaaatatgtgaaaagaATATTCATAAAGGGTTTTATTTTTCAGGATAAGGGTTACATCAACAAATATTGAATATGTAATCTTCATGAGCAACACCAATAACTACTTTCACAGTATTCTGACTACGTATACAGAAATATTAGGAACTTACAAATATTGGCTATGATCCACTGAAACAAGGATATAAATGCTCATTGTTTCCAAGAGTTTGGGACTGTTTGTTTCTTTGCAAATTGAAGACAGTTGGGAAATTTGGCTTTAATGGTATTTAAGCTTGTTTAAGTTTTATGCTATGTAGTCAAAAACAGCCAATCCATTTAATTTTAAGGATCATTATGAGATTTAGACCTTCCCAGTGTTAGATCACTTACCCTCCTGGGCACTGACAGTAAGCGGTCTTAAtgtcaacattcattttgtccaCAGCAATCCATAGGTTGTAGAACTCGGACTTTAAGTAGGTCTTGTCCCGTTGTGTTGGCTTCACAGATGCTTTAAAAATTCCGACGGTGTCAGTAGCATCAACATACTCTACACTGTTGACATGCCCATCAGCATACAAGCGATAGTCTTGAAAAGATTTGTAAGCACGGAGCTTCCTTCTGTCGTAATCGGGCCTGAACGACACCAAGTAATTAAATACGTCATATATTCCAATTTCCGGGGATTGTGACAAATTGTTAGAGTAGCCGGGTATAAGGAAGGGATCAGAATTAATGTTCAGGTGTGATAATGTTTGGGATGCGCAGCTTACATCGGAAACATCATGCAAGACTGGCAAATTCAAGTTGGCAACACACTCGCACAAAGTGATCAATTCGCGACGAATGTAGCCTGTAAATGTCACACCACGatctttcaaatacattttcaactGTGTTACAGTCTTTGACGAGAACATActtgatattttcttcaaataatGATAGCAGGCCAAAGGTAAACAATATCGTCTGTCGACAAAACAAACGGAACGTCAACCTGACAGCTGTTGTTTACGTGTCGTCATGCCCACGGTCACGTGTCACagagggcagataactctaaacgGCAAAACTGGAAAATGGCTCATTCAGCCACGTTTCTAGCAGACgaacaaagggacacaactctgtggtaggggaggtaactcgttAATCAGAAAGTAGTTCCAAGCAGAAGTGATATTCTACtcagtgaaataacatgttattctactcagtgaaaatatcatttatattaGGTTAGGTAGTGGAGCATGCCTCTGGCGTCGTGGCCCTTGCATGTACCCTCTCGTTTCTCCTCTTGATTATATTGATGAATTGAGCccattcattatttctgttttcaagggCTTCTTTAAGATTGTTGTTGACTGTTGACCTGATTTCATCATATTCGGGGCATCTGAATAAGATGTGCTCAAGATCTTCCTCTTCTTGATTACAAAATGTGCAAATGGGGTCAGTTGCCAGATGATATTTGGCTAGATAGCTCTGACAGGGAAAGTGGTTCAGTCGGATTCTAGAGATGGTAACTTGATCcgttcttttgatatttttgtagaaaattctGTTGGGTTTTTCCTGCAGTTCAAAGTACTTTCGACCTTTGCTGTTATTGAGCCAGATATTTGACCATTTATCACTAGAGGTTTCCTTCACTCTGCATTTCAAACTAGGTAGAGATGACATAGGTTTTAGCAGAGGGCCACACTCAGATGCTTGCTTGGCAAGTTCGTCAGCCTTTTCGTTCCCAATaatccctacatggcttgggATCCATTGTAGGcagatgacagttttcagggttTGTAGCAGACTGTTGATGGCTTTGGTTTGATGGTAGTACTCAGTAGGTTTGTATGACAACAGAGTGTGCAGGGATGATAAAGAGTCCGTCAGGATGGTGTAAGGACCGGAGTTGGAAAGATCTTTAATTTCCAGCAAGGCTCTTTCTATTGCTGTAAGTTCTGCACTGAGGATTGAGCAGGGGGTGAGTGGAATGATGACACTACTCTCATCGTCTTGGAGATATATGCCTGCCCCAGCTTTTCCATTGTTTGGATCCAGGGAGCCGTCAGTGTAGATCTTTCTGTATTCTGAATATTTAGTCTGGATTAACTCCAAGGCTAGCATCTTCAACTTGACTGGGTTTTCTGACTTATTGGCTTGTTCTGGAATTGATGTTACTATGGTTGGAGGTTTCCATTGCCATGGTGGTATATCATTCATGATTGCTGTTGGAGAGAAGTTGGGGTCTGACCTAGAAGGGAGATAGATGTTTCTTTCCTTGAGTAGCCTGCTGGATCTTGCATAGAAGGAgttctttgctttgtttttcttgagATGCCCTGGAGAATCTTTTGGAAGGAAGTGATTTTTAATCCTTCTGTTCAGGATAACTGATTCCGAATGGATCTGAAGTGGAGGGATGTTTGCTTCTATCTCAAGTGACCCAACTGGCGTGGTTTTCAGAGCACCAACTATGAGACGGAGAGCACAATTTTGTAAGGTTGAAAGTCTTTTCATTCTCGTTGGGCAGCATGATGACCAGATCTTACTCCTGATATATGTCAGATAGAATGTTCTTAGGGTGGTAAAATCGGCCCCCCAAGCTTTTGATGA
The window above is part of the Haliotis asinina isolate JCU_RB_2024 chromosome 1, JCU_Hal_asi_v2, whole genome shotgun sequence genome. Proteins encoded here:
- the LOC137296429 gene encoding uncharacterized protein — translated: MPFHHCCYGLCKSDNRYKDRHDMAHVFFIPFPKPKSQPEKCLRWTRACGREGFDVKSITRHTYICSKHFVGGRGPTVDFPDPVPVTSTPSKPRPPPRHRQADRVTSDTPCEKRSVEDDVLPTKSGEIQTGMNIVGPMTALGDHAYCTVKSTADASTQTNLCFDDISTYTDDMLQNPKMLTKKLTMDNITKNNKSSKFYTGLSIAMLMLVFNWLKDKAARMTYWRGQSETKQDGQKSSRGPSRLLSLYEEFIITLMRLRRFIWCFKFPHK
- the LOC137258574 gene encoding uncharacterized protein, with the protein product MFSSKTVTQLKMYLKDRGVTFTGYIRRELITLCECVANLNLPVLHDVSDVSCASQTLSHLNINSDPFLIPGYSNNLSQSPEIGIYDVFNYLVSFRPDYDRRKLRAYKSFQDYRLYADGHVNSVEYVDATDTVGIFKASVKPTQRDKTYLKSEFYNLWIAVDKMNVDIKTAYCQCPGGSDGACRHIAATLFDIEAFEKKSITDGPSLWTKRPRPHDEPVPLAHLKVKKISYIEHETTGQSENPTWSVMRKGMVTSSNFKRVCTRADAFEKNKNIDCSKLVKCLLHDSLSTDISNVPSAIVWGKKRESKAKEMYTQIERRHTKLSVKIKGLLIDKENPFLGTSVDAYQ